From Desulfomicrobium apsheronum, the proteins below share one genomic window:
- a CDS encoding GspE/PulE family protein: MPKDTPKTSEPTTHGELIEILIKEGLLSEKQALHASRLRTKLVRPKPLLEIVKELGYVTADQVTAAIRKNKLSMRIGSLLLELGLISEADLEAAFQIQRTSKTPQKLGEVLVNNNFIKEFKLLEALSMQLGYPFVDPRFTNLDVSLLHQIPITYRNKANYVPIERQEHQVVVAFANVLDLDDQQEARTIFPEGILPAIATRESIVETYQRFERGAQSKESVDDDSASGIVERIILDAIELDVSDIHMEPLPDRLRIRFRRDGVLEPYKDFPREIIPNISSRIKIMCKADIAEKRRHQGGRILFEYPGGELDMRASFYVTIHGEAIVLRLLNRQGNLIDITGIGMYPKILKRFIDGALSRPSGVVIITGPTGSGKTTTVYSCIHHLNTPLLSIITAEEPVEYVIPGISQCSIDPKINLTFEETLRHIVRQDPDVILIGEIRDNYSAEVAVQAALTGHKVLTTFHTEDSIGGLIRLMNMDIEAFLISSTVVSVVAQRLLRRICPECSQPYKPSPGELQLFGYTQATIQGANFRKGTGCSHCRYTGYRGRIAVFELLILDEMVRAAILERRTSFDIRKIALESAGLVTLFEEGLVKASEGQTTLEEVMRCLPLVLKPRPLEETRRLLGV; encoded by the coding sequence ATGCCGAAGGATACCCCCAAGACCAGCGAACCAACCACCCACGGCGAACTCATCGAAATCCTGATCAAGGAAGGGCTCCTCTCTGAAAAACAGGCGCTCCACGCCTCCCGGCTGCGCACAAAACTCGTCCGTCCCAAGCCCCTGCTCGAAATCGTCAAGGAACTCGGCTACGTAACCGCCGACCAGGTCACCGCCGCCATCCGCAAGAACAAACTGTCCATGCGCATCGGCAGCCTGCTTCTGGAACTCGGGCTGATCAGCGAAGCCGATCTTGAGGCCGCCTTTCAGATCCAGCGCACCAGCAAGACCCCGCAAAAACTGGGCGAAGTCCTGGTCAACAACAATTTCATCAAGGAATTCAAGCTCTTGGAAGCACTGTCCATGCAGCTTGGATACCCTTTTGTCGATCCCAGGTTCACCAACCTCGACGTCTCCCTGCTGCATCAGATTCCGATAACATACCGAAACAAGGCGAACTACGTACCCATTGAACGACAGGAACACCAGGTCGTCGTGGCTTTTGCCAATGTCCTGGACCTGGACGACCAGCAGGAAGCACGGACCATCTTTCCCGAAGGCATCCTGCCGGCCATCGCTACGCGCGAATCCATCGTCGAGACCTACCAGCGCTTCGAGCGCGGCGCCCAATCCAAGGAATCCGTCGATGACGATTCGGCCTCGGGCATCGTGGAGCGCATCATCCTCGACGCCATCGAACTCGATGTCAGCGACATCCACATGGAGCCGCTCCCGGATCGCCTGCGCATCCGCTTCCGCCGGGACGGAGTGCTTGAGCCCTACAAGGACTTCCCGCGCGAGATAATCCCCAACATCTCAAGCCGCATCAAGATCATGTGCAAGGCGGACATCGCCGAGAAGCGTCGCCACCAGGGTGGCCGCATCCTGTTTGAATATCCGGGCGGCGAGCTGGATATGCGCGCCTCCTTCTATGTGACCATCCACGGCGAGGCCATCGTGCTGCGCCTCCTGAACCGCCAGGGCAACCTGATCGACATCACGGGCATCGGGATGTACCCAAAGATACTCAAGCGCTTCATCGACGGGGCGCTGTCCCGGCCTAGCGGCGTCGTGATCATCACCGGACCCACGGGATCGGGCAAGACGACCACGGTCTACAGTTGCATCCACCACCTGAATACGCCGCTCCTGTCCATCATCACCGCCGAGGAGCCGGTCGAATACGTCATCCCCGGCATCTCCCAGTGCTCCATCGATCCCAAGATCAACCTGACCTTCGAGGAGACCCTGCGGCACATCGTGCGCCAGGACCCCGACGTCATCCTCATCGGCGAAATCCGCGACAACTATTCGGCCGAGGTGGCCGTGCAGGCGGCGCTGACCGGACACAAGGTCCTGACCACCTTCCACACGGAAGACTCCATCGGCGGCCTGATCCGGCTCATGAACATGGACATCGAGGCTTTTCTCATCTCCTCCACCGTGGTCAGCGTGGTCGCCCAGCGTCTTCTGCGGCGCATCTGCCCGGAGTGCTCCCAGCCGTACAAGCCAAGCCCCGGCGAACTGCAACTTTTCGGCTACACGCAGGCCACGATCCAGGGTGCCAATTTTCGCAAGGGCACGGGCTGTTCCCACTGCCGCTACACGGGATACCGGGGACGCATCGCGGTGTTCGAGCTGCTCATCCTCGATGAAATGGTCCGCGCCGCCATCCTTGAACGGCGAACCAGCTTCGACATCCGCAAGATCGCCCTGGAGAGCGCAGGGCTTGTGACCCTGTTCGAGGAAGGCCTGGTCAAGGCCTCCGAAGGCCAGACCACTCTGGAAGAGGTCATGCGCTGCCTGCCTCTAGTTCTGAAACCACGCCCTCTGGAAGAAACCCGCCGCCTGCTCGGAGTCTAG
- a CDS encoding HDOD domain-containing protein, whose amino-acid sequence MNEAKSFIEILMEHVNSDKAQLPPFNRTGLAIQQEMAKPDPDMQVIEKQILRDPAVAGQLLKVANSSFYRGMIEVTTVRNAMVRLGLAEVSNLVTLLTQKQSFSTQDPFIREYMDQLWIHSVACALGAKWIAKECRLPSKMNESFFAGLLHDIGKAFLLMAISDLKKNGQLGETVPQSFIEEVLDTQHQSIGAQLLKTWNLPEIYCTVAEHHHDEDMDGQDIVLLMVSLANKVLAKAGIGIMHTPDIDLATSPEAIQLDLSEIKVAELELTMEDYVDFVAEVD is encoded by the coding sequence ATGAACGAGGCCAAGTCCTTTATCGAAATCCTCATGGAGCATGTGAACTCGGACAAGGCGCAGCTCCCGCCATTCAATCGCACCGGCCTTGCCATTCAACAGGAAATGGCCAAACCTGATCCGGACATGCAGGTCATAGAAAAACAGATCCTGCGCGACCCGGCCGTGGCCGGTCAGCTGCTCAAGGTGGCCAACTCGTCCTTTTACCGGGGCATGATCGAAGTGACCACGGTCAGAAACGCCATGGTCCGCCTTGGTCTGGCTGAAGTCTCCAACCTGGTCACCCTTTTGACCCAAAAACAATCCTTCAGCACCCAAGACCCCTTCATCCGCGAATACATGGACCAGCTCTGGATCCACTCCGTGGCCTGCGCCCTTGGCGCGAAATGGATCGCCAAGGAATGCCGGCTGCCGAGCAAGATGAACGAATCCTTTTTCGCGGGCCTCCTGCACGACATCGGCAAGGCCTTCCTGCTCATGGCCATCTCCGACCTGAAAAAAAACGGACAGCTGGGCGAGACAGTCCCGCAGTCCTTCATCGAGGAAGTCCTCGACACACAACACCAAAGCATCGGAGCACAGCTGCTCAAGACCTGGAACCTGCCGGAGATCTATTGCACGGTGGCCGAACACCACCACGACGAAGACATGGACGGCCAGGACATCGTGCTGCTCATGGTCAGTCTGGCCAACAAGGTCCTGGCCAAGGCCGGAATCGGGATCATGCACACGCCGGACATCGATCTGGCGACCAGTCCCGAGGCGATCCAGCTTGACCTCTCCGAGATCAAGGTCGCCGAACTGGAACTGACCATGGAGGATTACGTGGACTTTGTGGCTGAAGTGGACTGA